Genomic segment of Leishmania panamensis strain MHOM/PA/94/PSC-1 chromosome 20 sequence:
TGTGAAGAAGGGTGCTCGTAACCCTGAATTACGAGTCTGGCGCAAGTGCACAAACCGCATCTGCGCCGAGTTTCACGAGACGACGCTGGTGAACGGCATAGCCAAGACCGGTGAAGGGCAATCGAGGGGGTTCGAGCTGTTTCCGTTGAAGTCGTGCACTGTTTCAGGCGTTGATGCAAAGTGCCCTAACAACACAGCGTTTTACCTTGCGCAGGCGTACGGACAAGACTGGCTGACAGTCCCCCTTATCAAGCTGTTCTAACTGTGCACGTCAAGCGTCTTCTCTCGCCGGCATCGGGTCTTTGTGCGAACCTGCACCTGCCCAGGTACTCATGGGGGTGCGCAGACCTCTTGCGGAGTATGCGAGCGAGTTACGTTGGTGTATGCGCGAGGAACTTGCTGTTCTTGTAAAAGTATTCAGATGTCGGTACACAAACGTCGTCGACTTTGTTGCTGTAGCCGCTGAGAGTCAGCTCTGCTATGAAAAGGCCACGCGACAGACGCGGAGGATCCTGTGGCAGCTCTCCAGACCCAACATAAAGAAAACGCACTTTTCtcgtttttctcctctttcgccTGCTCTTACCCCGCGTCTTCTTTCTCTAGCCTCCACTCTCGATTGCATCCTGTGTGTCATGGAGGTGTGGTGTGCGCATGGGTGATGGGGGTGTAGATGTGGTGTCCTACCTGCTCATGTGTGCAGCGGTGTTGCGTGCAGCTTGGCGACAGTAATGCAAGTGCACAAGCCACTGTCGTCTATGATCGACAGAGATGGTGCAACACGCAGCATGCGCTTCACTCCTTTGACCATTGAGTGCCATACCGACAAAACAACATATACCGCTGCTAAAGAGATCCAACGTCTGAGCAGGAAAGGATAAAAGCAAAGTGAGGTAGTGAGAAGCGTTGGTTCCTGAGTTCAACCTGAGTTATGGGTAGTTTGAACAGGGATCGGGAGCTTCTTGTTTCCTCTGCCGTTTCATCCAGCCTTCTGGAGGGACCTTGACGGCACGACCATTGCCGTATGCACGCGCCGACAAACGACGCCGACGCATTTCAGTGTCGAATGACTCTCTTTAGCTCATTTTGCTTCTTTCATTCCAGCTTCTTGAGAAGTGTGACTCATATCCTAGCGTGTCAGCGATCCACTGCTTCCATAGCACTTCGTTAGCCCAGCAAGTGTGAGTGCGACAAGAATGAGTGGAGTCGATCTACCCCCTGTCTGGATCGGGACGCCTCAACGCGAGGCAGCACAGGAGGATGTGGCGGACCCGTACACGTCCAAGATCGGAGGCCAAGCTGTGTACTTCCGCGTCGGCGCGAGCGCAACGGAACAGCAATCTAGTGGTGCGTTAAGCAAGTACTTTCAGTGCCCACAGTGCAAGTCCACTGCCCAGGtctcgcttctctgccaGGTGTATGCCCCCCTCGAGGTCTACGACCGAGTGCTGTACAttcttgtgtgtgccgccTGTACACGTAGACCAACGGCGACCGCCCCTTTCCAAGGAGGCGCACGGATGCCTGCACTGACCCCCGGCTCTGACAAGAAGAGCGgtcttgctgctgccgcagctgcaaaCTCCCACACAAGCTTCTGCTTTGCCTTGCGGAGTCAGAACTTTAGCCGTGAGTACTTTGCCgagttgcagcagcagcttagCGCAGAAGCTCAGAAGGTAACCAAGGctgagaaggaaaaggcggagAACGATGCACCGCTGTTTGGTGTCAGCGACGACTGGGACAGGGATGATGAACCGTCGAAGGAGGCAAGACCgtcaccggcggcgccgcaggaCAATACCGGCAACACAGATGGTGCGGTAGAGAAGACACCAGAGGAGCAGCCCACATTCCCGCTCGCGTCACGTGGCATGACTGCACCCCTGAAAGGTGTGCTGTACACGAGTGGTCTTGCGCTTGATCTGTATGAAGAGCCGCCGCCCAAATGGAAGAAGGAGCCCTCGATCAAGGAGCAGCTGGCCGCTGCGGAGTCCATGTACAATAGCAGCGTGACGCTGGATACGAGTGGCTTCGAGGAAGACGATGAGTCTCCCGCAgaagcgtgtgtgcgtgcgtacatGGAGCAGATGGAGAGGACCCCATCCCAGTGTGTGCGATGGTGCCCCGGCGGCACTCCACTACGGACGTCCACGATGCCAATCGGTGTAAACGGGGGctttctgccgccgccgtgccccGCGTGTGGCGCCACGCGCCAGTTTGAGATGCAGCTCACAGCCCCTGTTGTCTACTACCTCACCAAGGACATCGACGAGGTCAAGAACTTGACGGTGCACTTCAGCAATGTTCTCGTGTACACTTGCAGTAGTAACTGCTACAACACCGACTGTAACCTTCCCTACCTGCCGGAGTATGTCGTGGTGGAGGATGAGTTATAACAACTGTAAGCGACGTCTATAAGCGCAGTGTTTGCACTGAGTAAGCAGCGAGTAAGATCTTGAGGAGTCAACAAACACAATATTAGCCGGTAAAGAGGGTAATCTTATGGACTGGTTCagcatatgtgtgtgcgagtgtgcatTGCCCCCTCCGAATAGGAAAAAAGGGGCTACTGAACTAAAGCACGGAGGTGGGTGCTAGTGCCTTTTCCTTGCCAGTACAATGCGTTGCTCTGGACGCACTCTCTCGTCCCCCTTCGCTGCTCCCTGTTGGCGGCATGCATTTTTTTTACTCCAACTGCCACACATTGAATGCATCCTTCTTTCGTCGCTTGGTACCTTTGCCGCCTCATGAACAACGAGCACATTTTGGAGCCAAGTAACCCAACAGTTTTTCCGCCTCCTACCCCTCTtaccttttctttgttgctGTGGCACCTCTGTCTGCATACCTGGGTGCGTGGACGCCTCTTATCCTTCACATGCGTACTCATTGTGAGGGTGCCTCCTTCGCCCCAGCACAATCGCTGCTTCTGTTATGTCGCTCGAGGACGTTATTCTCAGCAACGATGTCGCAGGGGTAAGAGCCTTCGTCAATGCAGCCGCCAACAACGCCGTAAATGCGGTGAACAGGGAGGGCTATGTTCCGCTGTACTTTGCGTGTATGAAGTTGTCCGTGTCTCTGCCGGTGATCGAGGAGCTGGTGCGACtaggcgctgctgtcgacgGCAAGGGTGCCGACGGCGAGACACCCTTGTACATTAGCGTGTACAATCACCGTCTGGACGTAGTGAAGTACCTCATCGCCTGCAAGGCAGATGTGAACGCAGTGAACGGACCGCATAGAGAAACTGCTCTGCACGTGGCGGCAAGGTGCGGGTTTGCAGACATTCTGTCCTGCTTGCTGAGCTCCGGTGCCGGCCTGAATGTGCGCAACGCGCGACAAGAAACCCCTCTgtacgcagctgcgcaagctgGTCGCCACGACACCGTGTATCTGCTACTCAAGTCCGATGCAAACACTTCACTTTCGAACGAAGACGGCAAGACGCCACTTTACATTGCCTCTGAAAAGGAGTACAAGCACGTGGTCGTGCTTTTCAAGGCCTCCCACGACGACTTGACGCTTGCGAAGTCGCTCGCTGACTCAGAGTGGCGACTGCGTCCAGAGCCGATGATGTCGTCCGACCAGATCCTGGACAAAGCCGCAGCTGATCAACAgttcgcagcagcagtgcgtcgACGTTCTTCTGCTggtgcgccagcgccagaCACGAAGCCGATGGAGGTGGTAGAAATCAAGGTGCCGGAGCCCAAGGTACGTAGGCACAACCCTCTGACGGGAGAGTCGTACGGCCCTTGCCGCActctggaggaggtgggctACGATTCGCCTCCGCCAATTCCAACGGAGCTGCAGAACCGGCCACCGGCGAGGCTTTCGCGCGTTGGGGGCACGTCGATGGTGGTCGGGACCGGCACGGAGGAAGGTGGTCGTGAGCCTATTCGCATCGATTTGATCGGTGGAGATGTTTTTAAGTACTACGCGCCATCCAAGAAATAGAGACACTCTCCTTGAGCCCTTTGGCATCGGCcgactgcggcgctgctgagcctcTCAGGCTTAGCTGTGCtgactctcttcctctcactGTTCCCATATCTAGTACCGCGTGTACGGACTCTTATCAGGATTTGTCTTCGctgcccccttttccctctcatTGCCGAGGGGTTATTCACCATTTATGTATGTCTACCTGGTACATTCCGATTGTTCTTGTTTCCCTGCAGCCAAAGCAGGCACGCTGAATGCCGTCGAAAACGCGAAGCCGAGAGTCAGCGAAACATTCTCAACAGACGTGCGTTTTGCATGTAGGGGCTCACCTCTCACCGGTGTATGTGTACGCGACTGTGATCCTCATCAAAACCTAGAGGAAAACGAGAATCAAGCCGGATAATGGCAGACAGTCAGCCATGGAACTGTTGagcttttttctccttgaGCTACACTTTGTGCAGGTTCTTTGTGGGACGGTAACattttttgttgttgctcttggGCCCACCCAAAGCTGCGTGGAAGAGCGAGACGGCGCGCTTTTAGGGTCCGTGGCTTTCTGACGCATTCTTTCCCACCCACGTATGTGCTCGGTACCGCTATGGCTGTAGTGAATGATGATCACATGGCCGCGTCGAAAAAAAATCCTTACTCTCTGTCTTGCTTCTATTCTACTCCCTCTGTGTGCTGATGACTTGCACTTTGCTCTTCTCACAATAACTGCATTGAATGCTGCCTATCATCCtcgcatacacgcacatacgcacatacTTGCGTGCACAGGAGCGATTACAtatgcgtttttttttttttcagtttTGTACTGTCTCTATGTGAAAAAGgaacacccacacccctaCACACGAAAAGAACACACTCGCTAAGACACATACGCATCACCGTCGTTGCACTTCTTCTAAAAGTAGAGATACCAGCATCACCCTCGGTCTCTGAAACCGCTACCGCTGCCGATTCAAAAGCTGGTGGGTTGAGAGGCGAAAAGAAGGGATCTTGCCCAATATGATATCTCCTTGGGAGATATTTTACTGTCGAGAAGATCAGTTCACTTCCCTACCTCTGTAACGTTCTGCTTGTTATTGcctgtgcgcatgtgcacaggcgcgtgcgtgtcgcttctgttctcttttgCTAATTCACCCGTCTACTGTCCACCACTCGATCATCCTtattgtgtgcgtgcgtgtgaggtttttgttgttgttttctgaGTCCGTTCTCCACTCGTTTCTGCTCACTAGTCCCCCCAccattttgttttcttttttttgtgctcTTCTGCTTTCGCTCTTGACGATATTCCTCGTTCAAGCACCCCGCTGGCTCTCATTAATCAAAGCACCGAATTACGAACCCACAAAACCTGACATTCCCGCTTTTCTCCCGAGGGGCCgttactttttttttttttgggtggggaggggtTTATTTCTTCTGAGAACACGTGTGACTCGTGTTTGTTTCTTGTTTCTCTCGAGCTTGTtcgtgtgtttctctttttttcccccttttcgtgACTGTTTTCTTGTAGGAAGCAACACAGAAGAGCCATGTCAGCTGTCACGGACACACAGCGATGTGGGTTCCGGCTCGTGCTCACCTGTGTTTACCTTATCGTGTTACTGGGCATTTCACCCAGATCCTCCCCGACGCTCGTGACGGCTGAAGACGTGCTGGCGCGTGACGATTTTGTGCCACTACCCGAAGGcgcgcagcaggtggagTTGGACTTGGCTATGCCAGTCCCTGTACCGGAATATCTGCATTCTGTAGGTCCCTCAGACCCTCTCAAGGAGGCTGTTGTCGAAGTTTCGGTGGACATCCCGCTTGGTGACGCTGTTTTTACCAAGCACGGAGTACCGGAGGTGCAACTGGCTCatgaagctgctgccgctgctgctgaagagcAAAAGGTGATTGAGATGACCAGAATGTCTGAAGAGATCCTCAACGTCGAAGAGGCGCGAAGGGCCGTGCAGgcggagcgagaggaggaggtagtGAGGCAGACTGAATGTGCCGTGCCAACGGCGGACAGACACtgcgaggaaaaggagagaacgGCAACGGAGGCCTGGAGCGCTGCAGAAGTGGACGCATCACAGAAGGTACTAGAAAAGGTGATTTCCTACAAAGTTGCAATGGGGGAGGACTCCTTGCCATCAGCAGCTCGTTCTCTGACTGAGGGAAACGATCCAGACCCTTTGGACAGTGGCGCTTTACATGCAACCGACCACGTGCAGGATACAGCAGTACACCATAGTAGGCaatcgccgctgccggtcgATCCGCCGATGGAGGCAGAGCCCTCACCTTCACCGGTTGCCACGACAACAGACACGAATCCGTAcacggaagagaaggtgaatGCACCCATAGTTGAGGAGATCCAAAGAACGGAAGAGGTTCGGATTGCTGTGGAGGTGCGGCAGGAGGATAAGGCCCGTTACCCTGAGGAGATGTACAGAAAGGCCGAGGAGTCAAAGTTGTTGGAGGAAACGAAATCTGCCCAGCAAGTCCAAAAAGTGGAGCAAGTTCGCATAAACGAAGAAACGACTCGACAGGCTGAGGCTGCTCAACACGCCGAGGTTGCGACACAAGCTGAAGCAGCTTGGtcagcggaggaggtgactCGTCAGACTGAAGCGGCAAGGCAAGTCGAGGAGGTGGCTAGgagcgcagaggaggcgctaGAGCGCGcagcgggggaaggggctCTCCAAGCTGAGGAAGCACCAAAGGCTGCGGAGGAAAGGCGTGCAGAGGAAGGGCGGAAGACGGATGAGGAGAGACTGACTGAGGAGGCGAGGCAAGCGGAGGAACATCTCAAGGCCAAAGAGGCTCGTCTAGCCCAGGAGGCACAACGCGCGGAGGAGACCCGACTAGCTGAGGAGGCTCGCCTCGCAGAGGCAAGGCGACTGGATGCAGAAGCGCAAAAGGCCGAGGAGGAAGCCCGCCGTGCAGAGACGATGGGaagggcggaggagaggagggcagagGTGAAGCTCAAGGGTTATGCGGTAGCTGAGAGTGCCGCGCAACTCAGAAAAGAGACAGCAGGGGCCCAAGAGCGGCTGACTGCAGAGCGGAAGGAAGTGCTTACCAAAATAGACGAGGAAAGGGCACGGTTTCAGGCAGCCACAGCCGACCTCACGAaacagcaggagcaggagaagtCGTCTGCGGCACAGCACGCCAAGGTCATCGTCACTGAACTACAGATGTCCATGGGAAAGAGGCTCGAGGCCCTCCAGCAAGATCTCTTAACTCTGAGACGTGCCTCGGTGACACTTCAGAGCAGGGTAAGTGCGCTCTTAGAGAGTAATAAACCACTTGCACAGGTGCAGGAAGACGTCCAGGTGTTGGATGAAGAGGTGAGGAAAGCTGCTGAGACGTTTGATAACATTCGTGGGGCAGCAGACTCGGTCACAGACACGGCGCGTGCGGCT
This window contains:
- a CDS encoding hypothetical protein (TriTrypDB/GeneDB-style sysID: LpmP.20.3260) gives rise to the protein MSGVDLPPVWIGTPQREAAQEDVADPYTSKIGGQAVYFRVGASATEQQSSGALSKYFQCPQCKSTAQVSLLCQVYAPLEVYDRVLYILVCAACTRRPTATAPFQGGARMPALTPGSDKKSGLAAAAAANSHTSFCFALRSQNFSREYFAELQQQLSAEAQKVTKAEKEKAENDAPLFGVSDDWDRDDEPSKEARPSPAAPQDNTGNTDGAVEKTPEEQPTFPLASRGMTAPLKGVLYTSGLALDLYEEPPPKWKKEPSIKEQLAAAESMYNSSVTLDTSGFEEDDESPAEACVRAYMEQMERTPSQCVRWCPGGTPLRTSTMPIGVNGGFLPPPCPACGATRQFEMQLTAPVVYYLTKDIDEVKNLTVHFSNVLVYTCSSNCYNTDCNLPYLPEYVVVEDEL
- a CDS encoding hypothetical protein (TriTrypDB/GeneDB-style sysID: LpmP.20.3280), which encodes MSAVTDTQRCGFRLVLTCVYLIVLLGISPRSSPTLVTAEDVLARDDFVPLPEGAQQVELDLAMPVPVPEYLHSVGPSDPLKEAVVEVSVDIPLGDAVFTKHGVPEVQLAHEAAAAAAEEQKVIEMTRMSEEILNVEEARRAVQAEREEEVVRQTECAVPTADRHCEEKERTATEAWSAAEVDASQKVLEKVISYKVAMGEDSLPSAARSLTEGNDPDPLDSGALHATDHVQDTAVHHSRQSPLPVDPPMEAEPSPSPVATTTDTNPYTEEKVNAPIVEEIQRTEEVRIAVEVRQEDKARYPEEMYRKAEESKLLEETKSAQQVQKVEQVRINEETTRQAEAAQHAEVATQAEAAWSAEEVTRQTEAARQVEEVARSAEEALERAAGEGALQAEEAPKAAEERRAEEGRKTDEERLTEEARQAEEHLKAKEARLAQEAQRAEETRLAEEARLAEARRLDAEAQKAEEEARRAETMGRAEERRAEVKLKGYAVAESAAQLRKETAGAQERLTAERKEVLTKIDEERARFQAATADLTKQQEQEKSSAAQHAKVIVTELQMSMGKRLEALQQDLLTLRRASVTLQSRVSALLESNKPLAQVQEDVQVLDEEVRKAAETFDNIRGAADSVTDTARAAVGSQSDASAATSEKITLLTEQKRALETARDAAIQELLGRLQTLDVQLSEVAKQTGTQVAAVAEPSKTSESAAITPRWPVAPPTAKTSQEATSPPSEAPRPEETAKPASAFFAPLAEPRTNPSKDTEKSRGGYRCKLIETLGKWAEEKGYNKSSYEVHPHEDGAPYQMKGYMQIVGTVVVITIAASIQTLRWCRSGGREEEKDGESPKTVTSELQSTETSSALQPKPLSQSGGPSPQGLQTSPPSISIPRGTNVALDRGDRESSSHWEGGSTSLSSQRGTLSAVSEQVRLSLGEGRTVSRIPMRRNHLDAFPPGTPVSGISGATLGPPCGGSPLDTARAPPLSSAASPFTVPRREALGVSSSSKQWPRPLAGGPLGGPPSLPLSRHLPIAGTSPQMQRRQNDGDEFDLHNPFLSRWL
- a CDS encoding hypothetical protein (TriTrypDB/GeneDB-style sysID: LpmP.20.3270); this translates as MSLEDVILSNDVAGVRAFVNAAANNAVNAVNREGYVPLYFACMKLSVSLPVIEELVRLGAAVDGKGADGETPLYISVYNHRLDVVKYLIACKADVNAVNGPHRETALHVAARCGFADILSCLLSSGAGLNVRNARQETPLYAAAQAGRHDTVYLLLKSDANTSLSNEDGKTPLYIASEKEYKHVVVLFKASHDDLTLAKSLADSEWRLRPEPMMSSDQILDKAAADQQFAAAVRRRSSAGAPAPDTKPMEVVEIKVPEPKVRRHNPLTGESYGPCRTLEEVGYDSPPPIPTELQNRPPARLSRVGGTSMVVGTGTEEGGREPIRIDLIGGDVFKYYAPSKK